The Urbifossiella limnaea genome has a window encoding:
- the ilvC gene encoding ketol-acid reductoisomerase, with amino-acid sequence MKEIRIGDTVEQCVERADYPPEKIKAILGGETVAVLGYGVQGRGQSLNMRDNGVKVIVGQRKGGKAYDLCIEDGWKPGETLFDPEEAAAKGTVVQYLLSDAGQKDMWPKIKPHLTKGKALYFSHGFSIVFKDQTGVVPPADIDVILCAPKGSGTTVRRLFLEGRGINSSFAVFQDATGKARDRVLALGVAIGSGYLFETDFKKEVVSDLTGERGVLMGAIYGLWLAQYEVLRANGHSPSEAFNETVEEATQSLYPLIGEKGMDWMYANCSTTAQRGALDWFGPFRDASKPVFEKLYQSVASGEEARRTLEANSKPDYRAGLEKELKAIAESEMWQAGAQVRALRPERQGQ; translated from the coding sequence ATGAAGGAAATTCGGATCGGCGACACGGTCGAGCAGTGCGTCGAGCGGGCGGACTACCCGCCGGAGAAGATCAAGGCCATCCTCGGCGGCGAGACCGTCGCCGTGCTCGGGTACGGCGTCCAGGGCCGCGGCCAGTCGCTCAACATGCGCGACAACGGCGTCAAGGTGATCGTCGGTCAGCGGAAGGGCGGCAAGGCCTACGACCTGTGCATCGAAGACGGCTGGAAGCCGGGCGAGACGCTGTTCGACCCCGAGGAGGCGGCCGCGAAGGGGACCGTCGTCCAGTACCTGCTGAGCGACGCCGGCCAGAAGGACATGTGGCCGAAGATCAAGCCGCACCTCACGAAGGGGAAGGCGCTCTACTTCTCGCACGGCTTCTCGATCGTCTTCAAGGACCAGACCGGCGTCGTCCCCCCGGCCGACATCGACGTGATCCTGTGCGCGCCGAAGGGCTCGGGCACGACCGTCCGCCGGCTGTTCCTCGAAGGCCGCGGCATCAACAGCAGCTTCGCCGTGTTCCAGGACGCGACGGGGAAGGCCCGCGACCGGGTGCTGGCCCTCGGCGTCGCCATCGGCTCGGGCTACCTGTTCGAGACGGACTTCAAGAAGGAAGTCGTGAGCGACCTGACCGGCGAGCGCGGCGTGCTGATGGGCGCCATCTACGGGCTGTGGCTGGCCCAGTACGAGGTGCTGCGGGCCAACGGGCACAGCCCGAGCGAGGCGTTCAACGAGACGGTCGAGGAGGCGACGCAGAGCCTCTACCCGCTGATCGGCGAGAAGGGGATGGACTGGATGTACGCCAACTGCAGCACGACCGCGCAGCGCGGCGCGCTCGACTGGTTCGGCCCGTTCCGCGACGCGAGCAAGCCGGTGTTCGAGAAGCTGTACCAGTCGGTCGCCAGCGGCGAGGAGGCGCGGCGGACGCTGGAGGCGAACAGCAAGCCGGACTACCGCGCGGGGTTGGAGAAGGAGTTGAAGGCCATCGCCGAGTCGGAGATGTGGCAGGCCGGCGCGCAGGTGCGGGCGCTGCGGCCCGAGCGGCAGGGCCAGTGA
- a CDS encoding MarR family winged helix-turn-helix transcriptional regulator, protein MSDADVIDRMMAAWKSVRPDLDPSPLGLVGRVIVLAQHLEKSVEEALEKHHLTLGQFDILATLRRNGPKGGLTPTQLLESVMLSSGGMTARLDSLCRDGLIYRKTDPKDRRKVVVELTAKGRRTIDAATRTRFAEAAESQPPFKPDERAELEETLRRWLAQVAG, encoded by the coding sequence ATGAGCGACGCCGACGTGATCGACCGGATGATGGCGGCGTGGAAGAGCGTCCGGCCGGACCTGGACCCGTCCCCGCTGGGGCTCGTCGGGCGGGTGATCGTGTTGGCCCAACACCTGGAGAAGAGCGTCGAGGAGGCGCTGGAGAAGCACCACCTCACGCTCGGCCAGTTCGACATCCTGGCGACGCTGCGGCGGAACGGGCCGAAGGGCGGGCTGACGCCGACGCAGTTGCTGGAGAGCGTGATGCTGTCGTCCGGCGGGATGACGGCCCGGCTCGACTCGCTCTGCCGCGACGGGCTGATCTACCGCAAGACCGACCCGAAGGACCGCCGCAAGGTGGTAGTCGAGTTGACCGCGAAGGGCCGCCGCACGATCGACGCCGCGACGCGGACGCGGTTCGCGGAGGCCGCCGAGTCGCAGCCGCCGTTCAAGCCGGACGAGCGGGCCGAGTTGGAGGAAACACTACGTCGGTGGCTGGCACAGGTGGCGGGGTAG